One region of Gossypium raimondii isolate GPD5lz chromosome 6, ASM2569854v1, whole genome shotgun sequence genomic DNA includes:
- the LOC105774540 gene encoding uncharacterized protein LOC105774540: MEIVGADGSKLALKSGSKTTFGRGSGFNTDDRTVSRRHVELELETLVDENGETRTEEPSVSFEVTGLNPVWVRRGTNGEIKVFNSSDKGRLENGDWICVSGRVPVWFVLKKTEENGKEERDLGSESGAESVDIEDIDPVKEFGFLVIGHEFDRYPNQRIRNIKNWEWFLEEHGNGSDDEDDVERKRGRSKGKKRKKGDNDEDDDWTGESEGEIEEVATKGRKARGAVYSTRSKDRDKSKKNGGKISSTSKKTVTAREESGVDDDDEDDETLGDFIVEDDDAELEEESESDEEEEEDFDDEDEDNND, from the exons ATGGAAATCGTAGGTGCAGATGGTTCAAAATTGGCGCTAAAATCCGGTTCAAAAACCACATTCGGGAGAGGTTCAGGGTTTAACACCGATGACCGGACCGTTTCTCGCCGTCACGTTGAACTCGAGCTCGAAACTCTGGTCGACGAAAACGGCGAGACTCGAACGGAGGAGCCTAGTGTTTCATTCGAAGTTACAGGTTTGAACCCGGTTTGGGTACGGAGAGGAACGAATGGGGAGATTAAGGTTTTTAATAGTTCCGACAAAGGTCGGCTTGAAAACGGCGATTGGATCTGCGTTTCGGGTCGGGTCCCTGTTTGGTTTGTTTTGAAGAAAACtgaagaaaatggaaaagaagaaaggGATTTGGGGAGTGAGAGTGGAGCAGAGAGTGTCGATATTGAAGATATTGACCCTGTTAAAG AATTCGGTTTTCTTGTAATCGGGCACGAGTTTGATCGATACCCTAATCAAAGAATCCGTAATATAAAGAACTGGGAATGGTTTCTTGAGGAACACGGAAACGGTAGCGATGATGAAGATGACGTCGAACGAAAGAGGGGGAGAAGTAAggggaaaaagagaaagaaaggcGATAATGATGAAGACGATGACTGGACCGGTGAGAGCGAGGGTGAGATTGAGGAGGTTGCTACAAAAGGAAGAAAAGCCCGGGGAGCGGTCTATTCTACAAGGTCGAAGGACCGTGACAAGTCAAAGAAGAATGGTGGCAAAATAAGTTCCACATCGAAGAAAACTGTCACTGCAAGGGAAGAAAGCGGTGTTGATGACGATGACGAAGATGATGAAACGCTCGGTGACTTTATCGTGGAGGACGATGATGCAGAATTGGAAGAAGAAAGCGAATCGgatgaagaagaggaagaagatttTGATGATGAAGACGAGGACAACAACGACTAA
- the LOC105774318 gene encoding WD-40 repeat-containing protein MSI4, producing the protein MKGEKGRSVEEKYTQWKSLVPVLYDWLANHNLVWPSLSCRWGPQLEQATYKTRQRLYLSEQTDGSVPNTLVIANCEVVKPRVAAAEHISQFNEEARSPFVKKYKTIIHPGEVNRIRELPQNSKIVATHTDSPDVLIWDVEVQPNRHAVLGAADSRPDLILTGHQENAEFALAMCPTEPFVLSGGKDKLVVLWSIHDHISTLAKEQGPTKSPGSTSTSTKHASKGGGGNDNHVEGPSVEARGIYQGHEDTVEDVQFCPSSAQEFCSVGDDSCLILWDARAGSTPAIKVEKAHNADIHCVDWNRHDINLILTGSADNTIHMFDRRNLSSGSPVHKLVGHSAAVLCVQWSPDKSSVFGSSAEDGILNIWDHEKIGKRQDTAGLKAPNAPPGLFFQHAGHRDKVVDFHWNTSDPWTIVSVSDDCESTNGGGTLQIWRMIDLIYRPVDEVLAELDKFKPHILGCEKN; encoded by the exons ATGAAGGGGGAGAAAGGGAGATCGGTGGAAGAGAAATACACTCAATGGAAGTCTTTAGTCCCTGTCCTCTACGATTGGCTCGCTAATCACAACCTCGTTTGGCCTTCTCTCTCTTGCCG atgGGGGCCGCAACTAGAGCAAGCTACTTACAAGACCCGTCAGCGTCTTTACCTTTCAGAACAG ACTGATGGAAGTGTTCCAAACACACTTGTAATAGCCAACTGTGAGGTTGTTAAACCTAGGGTTGCTGCTGCTGAGCACATATCTCAG TTCAATGAAGAAGCCCGCTCTCCCTTTGTGAAGaaatataaaactattataCATCCTGGAGAG GTGAACAGAATCAGAGAACTCCCACAGAACAGCAAGATAGTTGCGACACATACTGACAGTCCTGAT gtCCTCATTTGGGATGTAGAGGTCCAGCCTAATCGCCATGCTGTGCTGGGAGCTGCAGATTCTCGTCCAGATCTG ATATTGACTGGACATCAAGAAAATGCTGAATTTGCTCTTGCTATGTGTCCAACTGAACCTTTTGTCCTATCTGGAG GCAAGGACAAGTTAGTGGTTTTGTGGAGCATTCATGATCATATCTCTACTCTGGCAAAGGAGCAAGGGCCCACAAAGTCTCCAGGATCTACTAGTACCAGTACAAAACATGCCTCTAAGGGTGGTGGGGGTAATGATAACCATGTTGAGGGCCCTTCCGTCGAGGCACGAGGTATCTACCAAGGCCATGAGGATACAGTTGAAGATGTTCAGTTCTGCCCATCAAG TGCTCAGGAATTCTGCAGTGTTGGAGATGATTCTTGTCTTATATTATGGGATGCTAGAGCTGGCTCAACTCCAGCTATCAAG GTTGAGAAAGCTCATAATGCTGATATTCATTGCGTCGATTGGAATCGTCATGACATAAATCTCATTTTGACTGG GTCTGCTGATAATACCATTCACATGTTTGACCGCCGAAACCTTTCCTCTGGCTCACCAGTTCATAAACTCGTGGGCCACAGTGCTGCTGTCCTTTGTGTACAG TGGTCCCCAGACAAGTCATCAGTCTTTGGAAGTTCTGCTGAGGATGGGATCTTAAACATCTGGGACCATGAAAAG ATTGGGAAAAGGCAAGATACTGCTGGATTGAAGGCACCAAATGCTCCTCCTGGATTGTTCTTTCAACATGCAGGGCATAG gGACAAGGTTGTGGACTTCCATTGGAATACATCTGATCCGTGGACAATTGTCAGTGTGTCAGATGATTGCGAAAGCACTAATGGTGGTGGTACTCTACAG ATATGGCGGATGATCGATTTGATTTACCGTCCGGTAGACGAAGTCTTAGCCGAGCTAGATAAGTTTAAACCTCACATTCTAGGATGtgaaaaaaattag
- the LOC105773058 gene encoding transmembrane 9 superfamily member 7 yields MGTKSKTLFFAFLLLLSTAHSFYLPGVAPRDFQRGDPLYVKVNKLSSTKTQLPYDFYYLKYCKPSKIVNNAENLGEVLRGDRIENSVYTFEMREDQPCKIVCRIKHDADSAKNFKEKIDDEYRVNMILDNLPVAVRRQRRDGSQSTTYEHGFRVGFKGNYAGSKEEKYFINNHLSFRVMFHRDTETDAARIVGFEVTPNSINHEYKEWDEKNPQVTTCNKDTKNLIQGSTVPQEVDAGKEVVFTYDVTFKESDIKWASRWDTYLLMNDDQIHWFSIINSLMIVLFLSGMVAMIMMRTLYKDIANYNQLETQDEAQEETGWKLVHGDVFRAPINYGLLCVYVGTGVQIFAMSLVTMIFALLGFLSPSNRGGLMTAMVLLWVFMGIFAGYSSSRLYKMFKGTEWKRITLKTAFMFPGILFAIFFVLNALIWGEQSSGAVPFGTMFALVCLWFGISVPLVFVGSYLGFKKPAIEDPVKTNKIPRQILEQAWYMKPIFSILIGGILPFGAVFIELFFILTSIWLNQFYYIFGFLFIVFVILIITCAEITIVLCYFQLCSEDYHWWWRSYLTAGSSALYLFLYSIFYFFTKLEITKLVSGILYFGYMVIVSYAFFVLTGTIGFYACFWFVRKIYSSVKID; encoded by the exons ATGGGTACGAAAAGCAAGACTCTGTTCTTCGCTTTTCTGCTACTGTTATCCACTGCTCATTCCttctatctccctggtgttGCACCTCGTGATTTCCAAAGG GGTGATCCTCTTTATGTAAAAGTGAACAAATTATCCTCTACAAAGACACAACTTCCATATGACTTTTACTACTTGAAATATTGTAAGCCATCCAAGATTGTGAACAATGCTGAAAATTTGGGGGAGGTGCTACGAGGTGACCGCATCGAGAACTCTGTCTACACC ttTGAAATGAGGGAGGATCAGCCTTGCAAAATAGTCTGTCGAATAAAACACGATGCTGATTCTGCCAagaatttcaaggaaaaaattGATGATGAATATCGAGTTAATAT GATACTTGATAACCTTCCAGTTGCGGTTCGTAGACAAAGGAGAGATGGAAGTCAATCAACAACATATGAACATGGTTTCCGTGTTGGGTTCAAAGGGAATTATGCCGGG AGCAAGGAAGAGAAGTATTTCATCAACAATCACTTGAGCTTCAGGGTTATGTTTCACAGGGATACTGAGACTGATGCTGCTCGAATTGTTGGATTCGAGGTTACTCCAAACAG CATTAATCACGAGTACAAGGAATGGGACGAGAAGAATCCCCAGGTAACAACATGCAATAAGGACACCAAAAATCTAATTCAAGGCAGCACTGTTCCACAAGAAGTTGACGCAGGCAAGGAGGTTGTCTTCACATACGATGTGACTTTCAAG GAGAGTGATATAAAGTGGGCTTCACGTTGGGACACATACCTTCTGATGAACGATGATCAGATCCACTGGTTCTCCATCATAAATTCATTGATGATTGTTCTCTTCCTATCTGGCATGGTGGCCATGATCATGATGAGAACATTGTACAAAGATATCGCAAACTATAATCAGTTGGAAACTCAAGACGAGGCACAAGAAGAAACGGGATGGAAACTTGTTCACGGGGATGTCTTTAGGGCCCCAATCAATTATGGTTTACTCTGTGTTTATGTTGGCACAGGTGTCCAGATTTTCGCAATGTCGCTCGTGACGATGATATTTGCGTTGCTGGGCTTTTTATCTCCTTCCAATCGTGGAGGGCTTATGACAGCTATGGTTCTTTTGTGGGTTTTCATGGGAATATTTGCCGGTTACTCTTCATCACGTCTATACAAGATGTTCAAGGGCACAGAGTGGAAGAGAATTACTTTGAAAACTGCATTTATGTTTCCGGGTATCTTATTTGCCATCTTCTTTGTACTGAATGCACTAATTTGGGGAGAACAATCTTCCGGTGCTGTTCCGTTCGGGACAATGTTTGCCCTTGTTTGCTTATGGTTCGGTATATCAGTTCCCTTAGTCTTTGTCGGCAGTTACTTAGGTTTCAAAAAACCAGCCATTGAAGACCCTGTGAAGACCAATAAAATCCCGAGGCAGATCTTGGAACAGGCATGGTATATGAAGCCCATCTTCTCCATACTCATTGGAGGCATTCTTCCATTTGGAGCTGTTTTTATCGAGCTATTCTTCATCTTAACATCAATATGGCTAAACCAGTTCTATTACATCTTCGGCTTCCTTTTCATAGTGTTCGTTATTCTAATAATCACTTGTGCGGAGATAACAATCGTGCTATGCTACTTCCAGTTGTGCAGTGAAGACTACCATTGGTGGTGGAGATCTTATTTGACTGCTGGCTCCTCTGCTCTTTACCTTTTCCTTTACTCGATTTTCTACTTCTTTACCAAGTTGGAGATCACGAAGCTGGTTTCAGGCATCCTTTACTTCGGGTACATGGTAATTGTTTCATATGCCTTCTTTGTCCTAACAGGGACAATCGGATTCTATGCTTGCTTCTGGTTTGTTCGGAAGATCTACTCTTCAGTGAAAATTGACTGA
- the LOC105772397 gene encoding LOB domain-containing protein 22, whose translation MSIPTSGNTAIVTEDCLACKYQRRRCPAYCPFAPYFPHGHEQQLKNMHKLFGSGMVNVIKLVRTIEDPSKKDIAIRTIMVQSDMRAKDPVGGCYRVIQELQHQIECTQAELDQIYYTIAICRTQNAHRLQMQKIDDGDRCQMMNKLPLIGFETEKLANLSIKSDDNIGEK comes from the coding sequence ATGAGTATTCCAACAAGCGGCAATACCGCCATCGTGACAGAAGATTGCTTGGCGTGTAAATACCAACGTCGGAGGTGCCCTGCCTATTGCCCTTTTGCCCCGTATTTCCCCCACGGTCACGAACAACAGTTAAAGAACATGCATAAATTGTTTGGGTCTGGGATGGTCAATGTTATAAAGCTTGTTAGAACCATAGAAGATCCTTCGAAGAAAGACATTGCGATACGAACGATCATGGTTCAGTCGGATATGCGAGCTAAAGACCCCGTCGGCGGCTGTTATCGGGTCATTCAAGAGCTTCAACATCAAATAGAGTGTACGCAAGCCGAGCTCGACCAGATTTATTATACCATCGCTATTTGTAGAACCCAAAATGCGCATCGTTTGCAAATGCAAAAGATAGATGATGGTGATCGTTGCCAAATGATGAACAAGTTGCCACTGATCGGGTTTGAAACTGAAAAATTAGCTAATTTGTCTATTAAATCAGATGATAATATAGGAGAAAAATAA
- the LOC105772161 gene encoding LOB domain-containing protein 22: protein MSISTSGNTTVATEDCLACKYQRRRCPADCSFAPNFPHDREQQFKNMHKLFGMANVIKLIRTLKDPSKKDIAMRTIVVESDMRARDPVGGCYRIIQELQHQIECKEAQLDKIYYTIANCRAQNAHCLQLQTQKIDDGDHCQMMHKLPLIGFETEK, encoded by the coding sequence ATGAGTATTTCAACAAGCGGCAATACCACCGTCGCGACAGAAGATTGCTTGGCGTGTAAATACCAACGTCGGAGGTGCCCTGCCGATTGCTCTTTTGCCCCGAATTTCCCCCACGATCGCGAACAACAGTTCAAGAACATGCATAAATTGTTTGGGATGGCCAATGTTATAAAGCTCATTAGAACCCTAAAAGATCCTTCGAAGAAAGACATTGCGATGCGAACGATCGTCGTTGAATCGGATATGCGAGCTAGAGACCCCGTCGGTGGCTGTTATCGGATCATTCAAGAGCTTCAACATCAAATAGAGTGTAAGGAAGCCCAGCTCGACAAGATTTATTATACCATCGCTAATTGTAGAGCCCAAAATGCACATTGTTTGCAACTGCAAACGCAAAAGATAGACGATGGTGATCATTGCCAAATGATGCACAAGCTGCCACTGATCGGGTTTGAAACTGAAAAATGA
- the LOC105773955 gene encoding NDR1/HIN1-like protein 13: MKDTVFPSSRQATNGAAAAAKPSFPATKSQLYGATRPLYRPQPKPHRYRRSCCCSCCIWTTVTILILLLLAGVSAAILTLIYSPHRPTFTVSSLKVSTLKITSSSKLITNITLNVNAKNPNKELIYIYDPIAISLTTKNDAVMANGSFGPFVHGTKNNTLLKATISGGSQELDDSSAGELRVALKNKKGLPLKMKLDTKVKAKIGGLKTPKVGIRVICEGIKVTVPNGKSPSKASISNAKCKVDLRVKVWRWTF, translated from the coding sequence ATGAAAGACACTGTTTTCCCTTCATCCAGACAAGCCACAAACGGCGCCGCCGCCGCCGCCAAACCTTCCTTTCCCGCCACCAAATCTCAACTCTACGGAGCCACCCGCCCTCTCTACCGTCCACAACCAAAGCCTCACCGTTACCGCCGCTCCTGCTGCTGTTCATGTTGCATTTGGACCACCGTCACCATCCTCATCCTCCTCCTCCTCGCCGGCGTATCAGCCGCCATATTAACCCTTATTTACAGCCCCCACCGCCCCACTTTCACAGTCTCCTCCCTCAAAGTCTCCACCCTTAAAATCACGTCATCTTCCAAGCTCATCACCAACATCACTCTCAACGTCAACGCCAAAAACCCTAATAAAGAACTCATCTATATTTACGACCCTATCGCCATATCTCTCACAACCAAAAACGACGCCGTTATGGCGAACGGCTCGTTTGGTCCCTTCGTGCATGGTACTAAAAACAATACCCTTTTGAAAGCCACCATTAGTGGTGGAAGCCAAGAGCTGGATGACTCGTCGGCCGGCGAGTTAAGGGTTGCCTTGAAGAACAAGAAAGGGTTGCCATTGAAGATGAAGCTTGATACTAAAGTGAAAGCTAAAATTGGGGGTTTAAAAACACCAAAGGTTGGGATTAGGGTCATTTGTGAAGGGATTAAAGTAACTGTTCCAAACGGAAAATCCCCATCAAAGGCTTCAATTTCTAATGCAAAATGCAAAGTTGATTTGAGGGTTAAGGTCTGGAGATGGACTTTTTGA